Proteins from a genomic interval of Microbacterium abyssi:
- the trpS gene encoding tryptophan--tRNA ligase, with the protein MTKPRLYSGMQPSADSLQIGNYIGALLQWRDLQGSYDAYFSVVDLHALTQPNDPAELREKTRRTAAQYIAAGIEPSKSTLYVQSHVRAHAELAWILSTITGFGEAGRMTQFKDKSSRYGQDATSVGLFTYPVLMAADILLYQTDVVPVGDDQKQHVELTRDLAERFNSRFGETFVVPMPVIQKETARIYDLQNPTAKMSKSAESDAGVLWMLDEPSKSAKKIMRAVTDNEGSVRFDRENKPGVSNLLTIYAALTGRQVAAIEDEYAGRGYGDFKKGLAEVVVSEFEPVRGRALELLDDPAELDRILAANAERADAVADATLAAVYAKVGLLRRV; encoded by the coding sequence GTGACCAAGCCTCGCCTTTACTCAGGAATGCAGCCATCCGCCGACTCGCTTCAGATCGGCAACTACATCGGCGCACTCCTGCAGTGGCGTGATCTGCAGGGCTCGTACGACGCGTACTTCTCGGTCGTGGACCTGCACGCGCTGACGCAGCCGAACGATCCCGCCGAGCTGCGCGAGAAGACCCGCCGCACCGCAGCGCAGTACATCGCCGCCGGCATCGAGCCGTCCAAGTCCACGCTGTACGTGCAGTCGCACGTACGCGCGCACGCCGAGCTCGCCTGGATCCTCTCGACCATCACCGGCTTCGGCGAGGCCGGGCGCATGACCCAGTTCAAGGACAAGTCGTCCCGGTATGGTCAGGACGCCACCAGCGTCGGGCTGTTCACCTACCCGGTGCTGATGGCCGCCGACATCCTGCTGTATCAGACCGACGTCGTTCCGGTCGGCGACGATCAGAAGCAGCACGTCGAGCTCACCCGCGACCTCGCCGAGCGATTCAACTCACGTTTCGGAGAGACCTTCGTCGTGCCGATGCCGGTCATCCAGAAGGAGACCGCGCGCATCTACGATCTGCAGAACCCGACGGCGAAGATGTCGAAGTCGGCCGAGAGCGACGCGGGTGTGCTGTGGATGCTGGATGAGCCGTCGAAGTCGGCGAAGAAGATCATGCGGGCCGTGACGGACAACGAGGGGTCGGTGCGCTTCGACCGGGAGAACAAACCCGGTGTCTCGAACCTCCTCACGATCTACGCCGCCCTCACAGGCCGCCAGGTCGCCGCCATCGAGGATGAGTACGCCGGCCGCGGCTACGGCGACTTCAAGAAGGGCCTCGCAGAGGTCGTCGTCTCCGAGTTCGAGCCGGTGCGCGGCCGCGCCCTGGAGCTGCTCGATGACCCGGCCGAGCTCGACCGCATCCTCGCGGCGAACGCCGAGCGGGCCGACGCGGTCGCCGACGCGACGCTCGCTGCCGTCTACGCCAAGGTGGGGCTGCTCCGCCGCGTCTGA
- the pth gene encoding aminoacyl-tRNA hydrolase, translating into MADTWLIVGLGNPGPRYETTRHNVGQMVVDELAGRRNESFRDHKGGARVVETWLRPGADKMVLAKPNSYMNVSGTPVAALARFYSVPPERTVIIHDELDIPFDVLKLKTGGGHGGHNGVRDVARAIGTADFPRVRVGIGRPPGRQDPADWVLSPFGKAERESLPILVSDAADAVELLVAEGLLAAQQKHHAPR; encoded by the coding sequence ATGGCCGACACCTGGCTGATCGTGGGGCTGGGCAATCCCGGTCCACGGTACGAGACGACCCGTCACAATGTCGGCCAGATGGTCGTCGACGAGCTCGCCGGGCGTCGTAATGAGAGCTTTCGTGACCACAAGGGCGGCGCGCGCGTCGTGGAGACCTGGTTGCGGCCCGGTGCGGACAAGATGGTCCTCGCCAAGCCCAACTCGTACATGAACGTCTCCGGCACCCCGGTGGCGGCCCTGGCGCGCTTCTATTCCGTGCCACCGGAGCGCACCGTGATCATCCACGACGAGCTGGACATCCCGTTCGACGTGCTCAAGCTCAAGACCGGCGGCGGTCACGGCGGCCACAACGGTGTGCGCGACGTGGCCCGTGCGATCGGCACCGCCGACTTCCCGCGTGTGCGCGTCGGCATCGGGCGCCCTCCTGGGCGGCAGGATCCCGCAGATTGGGTGCTCTCACCGTTCGGCAAGGCCGAGCGGGAGTCCCTGCCGATCCTGGTGTCGGACGCCGCGGATGCCGTCGAGCTTCTCGTCGCCGAGGGGCTGCTCGCCGCTCAGCAGAAGCATCACGCGCCGCGCTGA
- a CDS encoding DUF4064 domain-containing protein — MTDPQLPPPSPYGSAPVPPAPSYQTPPGSYTAPVGGYSTPQGAYQAPVDVPAPRPATLGVLSFVLSLVAVAVAPIIAGIAGYEIGFRLPSVATDVDAATSDLSFLSPVRDQVLLGEIGFWVGTLTGIVAIVLGIVAIAKRRGRVWGIIGLILAALGPVIFFVVLGIALGVGAGTGAVSLYGA; from the coding sequence GTGACAGATCCGCAGCTTCCGCCGCCCTCGCCGTACGGATCGGCGCCGGTTCCGCCCGCACCCTCCTACCAGACACCGCCGGGCTCGTACACGGCACCGGTGGGCGGCTACAGCACGCCGCAGGGCGCCTATCAGGCACCGGTTGACGTCCCCGCACCGAGGCCCGCGACGCTCGGGGTGCTCTCGTTCGTCCTCTCACTCGTCGCCGTCGCGGTCGCACCGATCATCGCGGGTATCGCCGGCTACGAGATCGGGTTCCGGCTGCCCTCTGTCGCCACCGACGTCGATGCGGCGACGTCAGACCTGTCATTCCTCTCCCCCGTCCGCGACCAGGTGCTGCTGGGTGAGATCGGCTTCTGGGTGGGGACCCTCACGGGCATCGTCGCGATCGTGCTCGGCATCGTCGCCATCGCGAAGCGCCGAGGACGGGTGTGGGGGATCATCGGCCTCATCCTGGCCGCGCTCGGCCCGGTGATCTTCTTCGTCGTGCTCGGAATCGCGCTCGGGGTCGGCGCCGGCACAGGCGCCGTGTCGTTGTACGGCGCCTGA